In the Gemmatimonadaceae bacterium genome, one interval contains:
- the fadJ gene encoding fatty acid oxidation complex subunit alpha FadJ: METMRVVEPKESRGPYALTVDVQDGIAIVTFDLPGESVNKIGRAVKDEFLQLADRLERDKDIRGAVLISGKPDVFIAGADIEEFLTLETAAQAERLSRDGQMLIDSVARMRIPLVAAIHGACLGGGLELALACTYRVATDHPKTVLALPEVQLGIIPGAGGTQRLPRKIGLRAALDMILTGKNVRAKKAYQMGLVEELVHPAMLRQIAVQRAKELGNGKRPQTRKERSFVDTLLDGNPVGRSVVLRKAREETLKKTKGHYPAPLAALDAVSAGLSGRRAHGYREESRLFGEMAATDVSRQLIYLFFATTALKKDNGVDGPAEPREVKKLGILGAGFMGSGIASVAVQQGTVVRMKDADYARVGKGFAAVRSVLKERLGKRQITRQQMDDTMSLLGGTVDYSGFASVDLVIEAVFEDLATKHEVLREVEPVLKPEAIFATNTSTIPIARIAEAAARPERVLGMHFFSPVHKMPLIEVITTPGTSPEAVATAVAYGKRLGKTVIVVNDGPGFYVNRILFPYINEAGRLLEQGASVDAIDAAMVAFGFPVGPMTLLDEVGMDVGAKAAAVMHEAFGDRFAPAGAIDRLVAAGRYGRKAKKGFYLYDEAGKKGAADPEVYAVAGAAAERTEIPVAEIQQRCVFAMLNEAARCLEDGIIRSERDGDVGAVFGIGFPPFRGGPFRYIDSIGAATLVGQLEELNSRFPGRFEPAERLLQAARR; this comes from the coding sequence ATGGAGACGATGCGCGTGGTCGAGCCGAAGGAGAGCCGCGGACCGTACGCGCTGACCGTCGATGTGCAGGACGGGATCGCCATCGTCACGTTCGATTTGCCGGGTGAGTCGGTCAACAAGATCGGCCGCGCGGTCAAGGACGAGTTCCTCCAGCTGGCGGACCGGCTGGAGCGCGATAAGGACATCAGAGGAGCGGTCCTGATCAGCGGCAAGCCCGACGTGTTCATCGCGGGCGCCGACATCGAGGAATTCCTCACGCTGGAAACCGCGGCGCAAGCCGAGCGATTGAGCAGGGACGGGCAGATGCTCATCGATTCGGTGGCGAGGATGCGGATCCCGCTGGTGGCCGCGATCCATGGGGCGTGCCTAGGAGGCGGGCTGGAGCTCGCGCTCGCGTGCACGTACCGGGTCGCGACGGATCATCCCAAGACCGTGCTCGCGCTGCCCGAGGTTCAGCTCGGAATCATACCGGGCGCCGGCGGCACGCAGCGGCTGCCGCGCAAGATCGGTTTGCGCGCCGCGCTCGACATGATTCTCACGGGAAAGAACGTCCGCGCGAAGAAAGCGTATCAGATGGGACTGGTCGAAGAGCTGGTGCATCCGGCCATGCTGCGACAGATAGCGGTGCAGCGCGCGAAGGAGTTGGGCAACGGCAAGCGGCCGCAGACGCGCAAGGAGCGCAGCTTCGTGGACACTCTGCTCGACGGAAACCCGGTCGGCAGAAGCGTGGTGCTGCGGAAGGCGCGGGAGGAGACGCTCAAGAAGACGAAGGGGCACTATCCCGCGCCGCTCGCGGCGCTCGACGCCGTCTCCGCGGGACTGAGCGGCCGGCGCGCGCACGGCTACCGCGAGGAATCGCGCCTGTTCGGCGAGATGGCGGCCACCGACGTGTCGCGCCAGCTCATCTATCTCTTCTTCGCGACGACGGCCCTGAAGAAGGACAACGGTGTGGACGGTCCGGCCGAGCCGCGCGAAGTGAAGAAGCTCGGCATACTCGGCGCCGGTTTCATGGGCTCCGGGATAGCGTCTGTCGCGGTGCAGCAGGGAACCGTCGTGCGCATGAAGGACGCGGATTATGCTCGGGTCGGCAAAGGCTTCGCCGCGGTGCGATCGGTGCTCAAGGAACGGCTCGGCAAGCGGCAGATCACCCGCCAGCAGATGGACGATACGATGTCGTTGCTGGGCGGGACGGTGGACTACAGCGGCTTCGCCAGCGTGGACCTGGTGATCGAGGCGGTCTTCGAGGATCTCGCGACCAAGCACGAGGTGCTGCGCGAGGTCGAGCCGGTGCTGAAGCCCGAGGCGATCTTCGCGACGAACACGAGCACCATTCCGATCGCGCGGATCGCGGAGGCGGCGGCGCGACCGGAGCGTGTACTCGGGATGCACTTCTTCAGCCCCGTGCACAAGATGCCGCTGATCGAAGTGATCACCACGCCGGGAACGAGCCCGGAAGCGGTCGCCACCGCGGTCGCCTACGGCAAGCGGCTGGGCAAGACCGTGATCGTGGTCAACGACGGGCCGGGGTTCTACGTCAACCGGATCCTCTTCCCATACATCAATGAAGCGGGGCGGCTGCTCGAGCAGGGCGCGTCCGTGGACGCCATCGACGCCGCGATGGTCGCTTTCGGCTTCCCCGTCGGACCGATGACGCTGCTCGACGAAGTCGGCATGGACGTCGGCGCCAAGGCCGCGGCGGTCATGCACGAGGCGTTCGGCGACCGGTTCGCTCCGGCGGGAGCGATCGACCGGCTCGTCGCCGCCGGACGGTACGGGCGGAAAGCGAAGAAAGGATTTTACCTGTACGACGAAGCCGGGAAGAAGGGCGCCGCGGATCCGGAGGTGTACGCGGTGGCGGGCGCGGCGGCGGAGCGTACCGAGATTCCGGTCGCCGAGATCCAGCAGCGGTGCGTGTTCGCCATGCTGAACGAAGCCGCGCGCTGCCTGGAGGACGGAATCATTCGCTCGGAGCGGGACGGCGACGTGGGCGCGGTCTTCGGCATCGGCTTTCCGCCGTTCCGCGGCGGTCCGTTCCGGTACATCGACTCCATCGGGGCGGCGACGCTGGTGGGCCAGCTCGAGGAGCTGAACTCGCGGTTCCCCGGCCGGTTCGAGCCGGCGGAGCGGCTGCTGCAGGCGGCGCGGCGGTAG
- a CDS encoding S9 family peptidase, with the protein MRRVLKLSILSLVLAAPVAGAQSPTELTVDRIFNSAEFRAQPSPTLHWLGNEANYVDVREGSFHMVDIGSGRSTLLVDAAAFVGEDGKRLDIEDVIWSGDQTRALIFHSSERVWRANSRGRFHVFDVASRKLIPVTRVDTLIMFGKLSPDGQHAAFVRNNNIYVTDLATGQERALTRDGSPEIINGTTDWVYEEEFGLRDAFRWSPDGRRIAFWRFDQTAVKPFSLIDETQLYPSFTTFKYPKAGERNADIRIGVIDVATGSTRWISTGGEPDSYVPRMEWLGNDSVVFQRLPRKQNRVDLVAASVTRDGSRLILTDSDSAYVDVQEPVWLNDDRQFLWISDRTGWRQVFLYDRSGRLIRQVTSDGSDVTNIVGLDETRGELYVQQAAPTPTQRHIFRYALRAGRGQQITSARGWHSMNLAPNSRYAVMTHSDINTPAVARLVEVPSLRTVRTLVTNDTLRTRVARLGLSRVTFLRIPSADGATMLDAYRIVPPQFDSTRKHPVLMYVYGGPASPTVGDAWGSSRFLWHQMLAQKGYVVVSVDNRGAAMRGRNFRKMTQYRVGTLESDDQIAAARWIGRQSWGDASRIGIWGWSGGGTMTLLSTTRGGNVFKTGLSVAPVTDWSLYDTIYTERYMWTPEGNPEGYRATAALNHVDGLTARLLLVHGTGDDNVHSQNTLQFAQKLQFARKPFYMMLYPNKTHSISGAGATLHLYDTFTRFILENL; encoded by the coding sequence ATGCGTCGCGTTCTGAAGCTGTCGATTCTTTCCCTCGTGCTCGCCGCGCCGGTTGCGGGGGCGCAAAGCCCCACCGAGCTCACCGTCGACAGGATCTTCAACTCCGCGGAGTTCCGCGCGCAGCCGTCGCCGACGCTGCACTGGCTCGGCAACGAGGCGAACTACGTGGACGTGCGGGAAGGAAGCTTCCACATGGTGGACATAGGAAGCGGGCGGAGCACGTTGCTCGTCGACGCGGCGGCTTTCGTGGGAGAGGATGGAAAGCGGTTGGACATCGAGGACGTCATCTGGTCGGGGGACCAGACGCGCGCGCTGATCTTCCACAGCTCGGAGCGGGTGTGGCGAGCGAATTCACGCGGCCGGTTTCACGTCTTCGACGTCGCTTCGCGCAAGCTGATTCCGGTGACGCGCGTCGACACGCTGATCATGTTCGGCAAGCTGTCGCCCGACGGCCAACACGCCGCGTTCGTCCGGAACAACAACATCTACGTGACGGATCTCGCTACGGGACAGGAGCGCGCGCTGACGCGCGACGGCAGCCCGGAGATCATCAACGGGACCACGGACTGGGTGTACGAGGAGGAGTTCGGGCTGCGCGACGCGTTCCGCTGGAGCCCCGACGGCAGGCGGATCGCGTTCTGGCGCTTCGACCAGACGGCGGTCAAGCCGTTCTCTCTGATAGACGAGACGCAGCTGTATCCGTCGTTCACCACCTTCAAGTACCCCAAGGCGGGCGAGCGGAACGCCGACATCAGGATCGGAGTGATCGACGTCGCGACCGGCAGCACGCGCTGGATAAGCACCGGCGGCGAGCCGGACTCGTACGTTCCACGGATGGAATGGCTGGGCAACGACTCCGTCGTCTTTCAGCGTCTGCCGCGCAAGCAGAACCGGGTCGATCTCGTCGCCGCGAGCGTGACAAGGGACGGGTCGCGGCTGATCCTCACCGATTCGGATTCCGCGTACGTGGACGTGCAGGAGCCCGTGTGGCTCAACGACGACCGGCAGTTCCTCTGGATCAGCGATCGCACCGGCTGGCGGCAGGTATTCCTGTACGACCGGTCGGGCCGGCTGATTCGACAGGTGACGAGCGACGGCAGCGACGTCACCAACATAGTGGGACTGGACGAGACCCGCGGCGAGCTGTACGTGCAGCAGGCGGCCCCGACTCCGACGCAGCGCCACATTTTCCGCTATGCGCTCCGCGCCGGCCGCGGCCAGCAGATCACGTCCGCGCGCGGCTGGCACTCGATGAATCTCGCACCGAACAGCCGCTACGCGGTGATGACGCACTCCGACATCAACACACCGGCCGTGGCGCGGCTCGTCGAGGTCCCGTCGCTGCGGACGGTGCGGACGCTGGTGACGAACGACACGTTGCGGACCAGGGTCGCGCGCCTGGGACTGAGTCGGGTGACCTTCCTTCGCATTCCGTCGGCGGACGGCGCGACGATGCTCGATGCGTACCGGATAGTCCCGCCGCAGTTCGACAGCACCAGGAAGCACCCGGTGCTGATGTACGTGTACGGCGGGCCGGCGTCGCCGACGGTCGGCGACGCGTGGGGCAGCTCCCGGTTCCTCTGGCACCAGATGCTGGCGCAGAAGGGGTACGTGGTGGTCAGCGTGGACAACCGCGGCGCGGCGATGCGGGGACGCAACTTCCGGAAGATGACGCAATACCGCGTCGGCACGCTCGAGTCGGACGACCAGATCGCGGCCGCGCGGTGGATAGGACGGCAGAGCTGGGGCGACGCGAGCCGCATCGGCATCTGGGGGTGGAGCGGCGGCGGCACCATGACGCTCCTCTCCACGACGCGCGGAGGCAACGTCTTCAAGACGGGGCTGTCGGTCGCGCCGGTGACGGACTGGAGCCTGTACGACACGATCTACACCGAGCGATACATGTGGACTCCGGAGGGAAACCCGGAGGGGTACCGCGCGACCGCGGCGCTGAATCACGTGGACGGCCTCACCGCGCGGCTGCTGCTCGTGCACGGGACGGGTGACGACAACGTGCATTCGCAGAACACCCTGCAATTCGCGCAGAAGCTGCAGTTCGCGCGCAAGCCGTTCTACATGATGCTGTATCCGAACAAGACCCACTCGATCTCGGGCGCTGGCGCTACGCTCCACCTCTACGACACTTTCACGCGGTTCATTCTCGAGAATTTGTGA